Proteins encoded together in one Lutra lutra chromosome 4, mLutLut1.2, whole genome shotgun sequence window:
- the ENSA gene encoding alpha-endosulfine isoform X1: protein MSQKQEEENPAEETGEEKQDTQEKEGILPERAEEAKLKAKYPSLGQKPGGSDFLMKRLQKGQKYFDSGDYNMAKAKMKNKQLPSAGPDKNLVTGDHIPTPQDLPQRKSSLVTSKLAGGQVE from the exons ATGTCCCAGAAACAAGAAGAGGAGAACCCTGCGGAGGAGACCGGCGAGGAGAAGCAG GACACACAGGAGAAAGAAGGTATTCTCCCTGAGAGAGCCGAGGAGGCAAAGCTAAAGGCCAAATATCCAAGCCTAGGACAAAAGCCTGGAGGCTCTGACTTCCTCATGAAGAGACTCCAGAAAGGG CAAAAGTACTTTGACTCAGGAGACTACAACATGGCCAAAGCCAAGATGAAGAATAAGCAGCTGCCAAGTGCAGGACCAGACAAGAACCTCGTGACTGGCGACCACATCCCCACCCCACAGGATCTTCCCCAGAGAAAGTCCTCTCTCGTCACCAGCAAGCTTGCGGG TGGCCAAGTTGAATGA
- the ENSA gene encoding alpha-endosulfine isoform X2: protein MSQKQEEENPAEETGEEKQQKYFDSGDYNMAKAKMKNKQLPSAGPDKNLVTGDHIPTPQDLPQRKSSLVTSKLAGGQVE from the exons ATGTCCCAGAAACAAGAAGAGGAGAACCCTGCGGAGGAGACCGGCGAGGAGAAGCAG CAAAAGTACTTTGACTCAGGAGACTACAACATGGCCAAAGCCAAGATGAAGAATAAGCAGCTGCCAAGTGCAGGACCAGACAAGAACCTCGTGACTGGCGACCACATCCCCACCCCACAGGATCTTCCCCAGAGAAAGTCCTCTCTCGTCACCAGCAAGCTTGCGGG TGGCCAAGTTGAATGA